A window of the Dunckerocampus dactyliophorus isolate RoL2022-P2 chromosome 21, RoL_Ddac_1.1, whole genome shotgun sequence genome harbors these coding sequences:
- the LOC129174154 gene encoding transcriptional regulator Myc-like, with translation MPLSSSLSSKNYDYDYDSLQPYFYYNNEEEDFYPQQLQPPAPSEDIWKKFELLPTPPLSPSRRPSLSSLYPSTADQLEMVSEFLGDDAVNQSIICDADYSQTFLKSIIIQDCMWSGFCAAAKLKKVVSEQLASLHAVRKESTNTSSSIPTTITTTSNASAVSSGVAATTASASERGSEPTGAATWKLSSSYLQDLNTSASECIDPSVVFPYPVAETPKQSRSPCQDLGQDMPAHSCSSSCSDSEEDEDDDEDEEEVVEEEEEEEEEIDVVTVEKRQAVKRCDPGPVENRHPSPLVLKRCHVSTHQHNYAAHPPTRHEQPAVKRLKLESAVGGGGGGFIVSQSRVLKQISSNRKCSSPRTSDTEDHDKRRTHNVLERQRRNELKLSFFALRDEIPEVANNEKAAKVVILKKAAECICSMQSDEHRLQSLKEQLRRKSELLKQRLLQLQSA, from the exons ATGCCGCTGAGCTCAAGTTTATCGAGTAAGAACTACGACTACGACTACGACTCCCTGCAGCCTTACTTCTACTACAACAACGAGGAGGAGGACTTCTACCCGCAGCAGCTGCAGCCGCCGGCGCCGAGCGAGGACATCTGGAAGAAATTCGAGCTCTTGCCCACCCCTCCTCTGTCGCCGAGCCGGCGGCCGTCCTTGTCCAGCCTGTACCCCTCCACGGCGGACCAGCTGGAGATGGTGAGCGAGTTCCTGGGCGACGACGCCGTCAACCAGAGCATCATCTGTGACGCCGACTACTCGCAGACGTTCCTCAAGTCCATCATCATCCAGGACTGCATGTGGAGCGGCTTCTGTGCGGCGGCCAAGCtcaagaaggtggtgtccgagCAGCTTGCTTCCTTGCACGCCGTCCGGAAGGAGTCCACCAACACCAGCAGCAGCATTCCCAcgaccatcaccaccaccagcaATGCCTCTGCCGTTTCCTCTGGGGTGGCGGCCACCACTGCCTCTGCCTCTGAGCGGGGCTCTGAGCCTACCGGTGCCGCCACTTGGAAGCTGAGCAGTAGCTACCTGCAGGACCTTAACACCTCAGCGTCGGAATGCATTGACCCCTCGGTGGTTTTTCCCTACCCTGTGGCGGAGACGCCTAAGCAGAGCCGGTCCCCTTGTCAGGATTTGGGACAGGACATGCCAGCCcacagctgcagcagcagtTGCAGCGACTCTG aagaggatgaggatgatgatgaggacgaggaggaggtggtggaggaggaggaggaggaggaggaggagattgaTGTAGTGACGGTGGAGAAGCGGCAGGCGGTCAAAAGATGCGACCCCGGCCCAGTGGAGAACCGACACCCCAGTCCGTTGGTGCTGAAGAGGTGCCACGTCTCCACCCACCAGCACAACTATGCCGCCCACCCACCCACCAGGCACGAGCAGCCGGCTGTCAAGAGGCTCAAGCTGGAAAGCGCTGTAGGAGGAGGGGGCGGCGGCTTCATCGTGAGCCAGAGCCGCGTCCTCAAGCAGATCAGCAGCAACCGCAAGTGCTCCAGCCCCCGCACGTCCGACACGGAGGACCATGACAAGCGACGGACTCACAACGTGCTGGAGCGCCAGCGGAGGAACGAGCTCAAGCTGAGCTTCTTCGCCCTGCGGGACGAGATCCCCGAGGTGGCCAACAACGAGAAGGCGGCCAAGGTGGTGATCTTGAAGAAGGCGGCCGAGTGCATCTGCAGCATGCAGTCGGACGAGCACAGACTCCAGTCTCTCAAGGAGCAGCTGAGGAGGAAGAGTGAACTTTTAAAGCAGAGACTCTTGCAGCTGCAGAGCGcttaa